From Medicago truncatula cultivar Jemalong A17 chromosome 7, MtrunA17r5.0-ANR, whole genome shotgun sequence, a single genomic window includes:
- the LOC11444765 gene encoding omega-6 fatty acid desaturase, endoplasmic reticulum isozyme 2, protein MGAGGRTSVPPSARKSENDTVKRVPFEKPPFSLSQIKKAIPPHCFKRSVIHSFSYVVYDLTIAFFLYYVATHYFQHLPRPLSFLAWPAYWAIQGCILTGVWVIAHECGHHAFSDYQWLDDTVGLILHSALLVPYFSWKYSHRRHHSNTGSLERDEVFVPKQKSSIYWYSKYLSNNPLGRVLTITITLTLGWPLYLALNVSGRPYDRFACHFNPHGPIYSDRERLQIYVSDAGILAVCFGLYHLAMAKGLAWVVCVYGVPLLVVNGFLVLITFLQHTHPALPHYDSSEWDWLRGALATVDRDYGILNKVFHNITDTHVAHHLFSTMPHYHAMEATKAIKPILGDYYRLDETPFYQALWREARECIYVEPDQGTERKGVFWYNNKW, encoded by the coding sequence ATGGGAGCTGGTGGCCGAACCTCTGTTCCTCCTTCGGCTAGGAAGTCAGAGAATGACACTGTGAAACGGGTGCCATTTGAAAAGCCTCCATTTAGTCTCAGCCAGATCAAGAAAGCCATTCCACCTCACTGTTTTAAGCGCTCTGTTATCCATTCATTCTCCTATGTTGTTTATGACCTCACCATAGCCTTCTTCCTCTATTACGTTGCCACCCATTACTTCCAGCACCTTCCTCGCCCTCTCTCTTTCTTGGCCTGGCCTGCTTACTGGGCTATCCAAGGTTGCATCCTTACCGGTGTTTGGGTCATTGCACATGAGTGTGGCCACCATGCATTCAGTGACTATCAATGGCTTGATGATACAGTTGGCCTTATTCTCCACTCTGCCCTTCTTGTGCCTTACTTTTCATGGAAATACAGCCATCGCCGCCACCATTCCAACACCGGTTCTCTTGAGCGGGATGAAGTCTTTGTGCCCAAACAGAAGTCCAGCATCTATTGGTACTCCAAATACCTTAGCAACAACCCACTAGGCAGAGTCCTCACCATTACCATCACCCTCACTCTTGGCTGGCCCCTTTACCTGGCTCTCAATGTTTCAGGCAGGCCTTATGATAGATTTGCTTGCCACTTTAACCCACATGGTCCCATTTACTCAGATCGTGAACGTCTTCAAATATATGTATCAGATGCAGGAATACTTGCAGTGTGCTTCGGGCTTTACCATCTTGCCATGGCCAAAGGTCTTGCCTGGGTTGTGTGTGTTTATGGAGTTCCACTGCTTGTAGTCAATGGATTCTTGGTATTGATTACATTTTTGCAGCATACTCACCCTGCGTTGCCGCATTACGATTCCTCTGAGTGGGACTGGTTGAGAGGAGCTTTAGCAACTGTTGACAGGGATTATGGAATCCTGAACAAGGTCTTCCACAATATTACAGACACTCATGTGGCACATCACTTGTTCTCCACAATGCCTCATTATCATGCAATGGAGGCTACCAAGGCAATTAAACCAATTTTGGGAGATTATTATCGGTTGGATGAAACACCATTTTACCAGGCATTATGGAGAGAAGCTAGAGAGTGTATCTATGTCGAGCCAGATCAAGGTACTGAGAGAAAGGGTGTATTCTGGTACAACAATAAGTGGTGA
- the LOC112416714 gene encoding uncharacterized mitochondrial protein AtMg00810-like, giving the protein MSKDYKQSLSDPSLFIKNYKGSFTALLIYVDDLVLAGNDLEEITTIKSFLNQKFKIKDLGYLKFFLGLEISRSHHGIHLCQRKYALDLLNDTGLLASKPTTSPMQRGTKLQQDSGTVMDDPTSYRQLVGQLIYLTNTRPDISYAVQQLSQFMSKPTSTHHEAAIRVLRYIKSCPGLGLFYPSTSHLQLKAFCDSDWATCPDTRKSVTCYTIFLGDSLISWKSKKQPTVSKSSSEAEYRAMATTVCEIQWLTYLLQDFNLQFHTPALLYCDSQSARHIAANTSFHERTKHIELDCHIVREKLQQKLFHLLPVSSSQQLADVLTKPLDPLPFSNFISKLGLKDIYTPA; this is encoded by the coding sequence ATGAGCAAAGACTACAAACAATCCTTATCTGATCCAtccctttttattaaaaattataaaggtTCATTTACTGCTTTGTTGATCTATGTAGATGATCTTGTATTGGCTGGAAATGACCTAGAAGAAATCACTACCATCAAGTCTTTCTTGaatcaaaaattcaaaatcaaagatttgggcTATCTCAAATTTTTTCTTGGGTTGGAAATCTCAAGATCACATCACGGCATCCATTTATGTCAACGCAAATATGCTTTGGATCTTCTGAATGATACAGGCCTATTGGCATCCAAGCCAACCACCTCTCCTATGCAACGGGGAACAAAACTTCAACAGGACTCTGGTACCGTCATGGATGATCCGACTTCTTATAGACAACTGGTGGGTCAACTCATTTATCTCACTAATACCAGACCTGATATTTCGTACGCTGTCCAACAACTCAGTCAATTCATGAGCAAGCCAACATCAACTCACCATGAAGCTGCCATAAGAGTACTCCGATACATTAAATCATGCCCAGGTCTCGGTCTCTTCTATCCATCTACCTCTCACTTGCAACTCAAGGCCTTTTGTGATTCAGATTGGGCTACTTGCCCCGACACCAGAAAATCAGTCACATGTTACACTATCTTTCTAGGTGACTCTCTCATTTCCTGGAAATCCAAAAAGCAGCCCACTGTTTCCAAATCTTCTTCTGAAGCCGAGTACCGTGCCATGGCTACAACTGTGTGTGAAATACAATGGCTGACTTACTTACTTCAAGATTTTAATCTGCAATTTCATACACCAGCCCTGCTGTATTGCGACAGTCAATCTGCTCGTCATATCGCTGCCAACACTTCATTCCATGAGCGAACGAAGCATATTGAATTGGACTGTCATATTGTCCGTGAAAAGTTACAACAAAAGCTTTTTCATCTGCTGCCTGTTTCATCTTCTCAGCAACTAGCCGATGTCCTAACCAAACCTCTTGACCCTCTTCCTTTTTCCAATTTCATTTCCAAGCTGGGATTGAAGGATATTTATACTCCAGCTTGA